The following nucleotide sequence is from Kiritimatiella glycovorans.
TCGATGCGGTCTATATCGCCACCACGCACAACGTCCACGCGGATCATGCCCTGCTCTGCCTGGAGCGCGGCATCCCCGTGCTGGTCGAAAAACCCCTGACCCACCATGCCAGCGACGCGGAACGGCTGATCCGGACGGCCCGCGCGCGGAAGGTTTTCGCCATGGAGGCGATGTGGACCCGTTTCAATCCCTCGTCAATCCGGCTTCAGCAGGTGCTCGCGGACGGCGTCATCGGCGAGGTCCAACATATGAAAGCGGAGTTCTGCGTCAGGATGCCGCTGCTTGCGCCGAAAATGATGCCCTGGAACCGGATGTACAGTCCCCGCCTCGCGGGCGGGGCCCTGCTTGATCTTGGGGTCTACCTGGTGGCCTATGCGCGGATGATATTCGGGCGCGATCCTGAAACGGTCGAGTCTTCGATCACGCCTGCCTGGACGGGCGTCGATAAGACCACCGCTGCACGGTTCCGCTATCCGGACGGCGCGGTGGCCGAATGGCGATGCTCGTTCCGGGAAGCGCGACCGCGCGATGTGGTTCTCACCGGTACGCGGGGAACGATCCATGTATCCCTTTTCACCGGCGCGGATCAGTTCACGATCTCTCGGGACGGCGAAGAGGACTCGGTCATTCATTGCGAGAAATCCGGTTTTGAACACGAGATCCGCGAGGTCCATCGCGACCTTCGCGAGGGCCGAACCGAGAGCGAACGGATGCCGCTCCAGGAGTCTCTCGAAATAGCGCGCACGATGGGCCGCGTGCGATCGTCCGCGTGAACGCGAGACCGAAGAAGGGTTTGCAGCCGCGCCGCGCGTCTGCCCCGGCAGGCCAGGCGCGTGAAGATAACGGCCCTGGGCCTGCTTCGCAGGCCTGCGGACCTACTACGAACGTTAAGTGCGCGCGTGTGATGAAACGTTCGTAGTAGCGCCGTAAGCCTGCCCCGCAGGCAAGGCGCGTGAAGACAACGGCCCTGGCCCCGCTGCGCGGACCTGCGGACCTACTACGAGCGGGAGGAAAAGTTCGTAGTAGCGCCGTAAGCCTGCCCCGCAGGCCAGGCGCGTGAAGATAACGGCCCTGGTCCTGCTTCGCAGGCCTGCGGGCCTACTACGAGCGTTAAGGGTGTTCGATCGCGATCGCCTTGACCGAGCCGGGGATCATTTCGAAGGTGAATGTATACTCATCATTCCCGCGCTCCAGGACACCCTCGAACGGCTTCAGGGTGAGCGAGTCTACCATGCGTTCACGATAGACGGGAAAGTTCGCACGCAGACAATCGATGACCTCCCCGCGCTTTTCCCGATCGGAGATCTCATAGATCCCGGCCAGCAGATCGTCATAGCGAGCATGGCCCGGGGCCAGCAGGCCCCGCTCCTCAAAATCTTTGCGGATCTCGCGATAGACGGAATTCTTCTGCGTAAGTTCAACCTGTCCGGCGAGGGTCTTTTTCGGGTTACCCGGAAACAGCCGGGCCGGGATCGTCACAGAGAGTTCGCGCGGGGTGAAATAACCCCGGTCGGCGTGGAAGGCGGAGGCGATCAGGTAGGTATGCCCCCGGCGCGTCGTGAAAAGAATCTTGTAGACCGTCCCGTCGGCGCCGGCGGGGACATCGAAAACCCACGCCTCGCCGCCCTGGGCGTAATCGAGGATGGAGTAGAGCCATCCGTTGCTCTTGAGCAATGCGTGCGTCACCCGTCCCGTACTCTTTTCGGCGCTTCCGTCGAGGCCGCCCTTAAAACTCTCCAGCACGCCCCAATGCCAGATCCCCTCGATGGCGGGGACCTCCTCCTTCATCTCCACGAGCGTGTGAAAGGTCCATGCCGCCCCGCGTCCGCCCGGTTCACAGGTGCGCAGGACGCTGCCGACCCCGGGCATGGCCTTCTCGGTGGGATCGGTCTGTTCGCTGCACAGGTGTCCGAACTGAAAGCAGTACTTCGGAAGATCGGCGTACTGCCGGTGCGGACCGATCATATTGCGGTACGAATCTCGGTTGGCATCCACACGTTCGGAGGGCCACGCGCATCCGACCAGCTTTCCGTTCTGATAACGCGGCACCGAGTGCGACGAATTGGCGATAAAGTCGAGCGGGGCGCCGATTTCGCCCGTGGCGTAGTTGGCCCCGGTCGCGCAATGTTCGACGAACCTGATGTAGTCGACGGCGGGCGGTTCGACCCCGCGGGTGTGGATCGGGCCCCCGAATTCGCCCGGACCGAAGCGCGCCCCGGGCAGCACCTTCTTCACCGCGGCGGACGTGAAGTCGTACCACCGGATCCACTGCTCGTGCGTGCCGTCGAAGGTATGGGCGTCGCCCGGCTTCTGGCCGTTGTTCTCGGTCCCCATCCGAAACGTCCAGCGATTCGGCAGATCGTAGCCGTAGAGATCGATCATGTGGTTGCAGAGCGCTTCGATAAAACGGCCCCACTCCTCGTAATCCCGCGGCGGCGCGATCTGTCCGTAAGCCCCGGTCGATTCGTAGGCCTGCATCGCATAGGGCACGTTGTCGAGCGAGATGATGATGTCGCGGTAGCCCATCTCGAGGTAGGGGTTCAGTCGCTTTTTCACCCACTCGAACCGGTACTGCAGTTCGCCGTTTTCATCCTCGTACGCGAGATCCAGCTTCGCCGGCTCATCGAATCCGGACTGACGCGCCCACGCCTTCTGATAGCCGCCGCAGAAACGGACGATCGAGATCGTGTCGACAAACGGGATCTCTTCTTCATAGGGCCGTTTACGATACGGAAACGACGTCTCGAACATGTACTCGGGAATCGTGACCAGCCCCTGCCGAAGGCTCGTGAGGTGGCCCTGAAGCTGGTGACCGCGGTAAAACCCGTCCCACTTCCCGATCGACGCGGCGTCTTCAAAATCCGCGCGGACCTCGCGAACGTCGCGGGCGCCGGTCAAAGACGCCGGAAGAAGGGTCAGCAGCAGA
It contains:
- a CDS encoding Gfo/Idh/MocA family protein gives rise to the protein MNDSNGIRWGIIGCGLIAPKFHRSLLNTGEGRVVAAASKSMRRARRLGDKTGIPHLYDSYSRMLEEEDLDAVYIATTHNVHADHALLCLERGIPVLVEKPLTHHASDAERLIRTARARKVFAMEAMWTRFNPSSIRLQQVLADGVIGEVQHMKAEFCVRMPLLAPKMMPWNRMYSPRLAGGALLDLGVYLVAYARMIFGRDPETVESSITPAWTGVDKTTAARFRYPDGAVAEWRCSFREARPRDVVLTGTRGTIHVSLFTGADQFTISRDGEEDSVIHCEKSGFEHEIREVHRDLREGRTESERMPLQESLEIARTMGRVRSSA
- a CDS encoding GH39 family glycosyl hydrolase yields the protein MKHRAISWMVAALLLTLLPASLTGARDVREVRADFEDAASIGKWDGFYRGHQLQGHLTSLRQGLVTIPEYMFETSFPYRKRPYEEEIPFVDTISIVRFCGGYQKAWARQSGFDEPAKLDLAYEDENGELQYRFEWVKKRLNPYLEMGYRDIIISLDNVPYAMQAYESTGAYGQIAPPRDYEEWGRFIEALCNHMIDLYGYDLPNRWTFRMGTENNGQKPGDAHTFDGTHEQWIRWYDFTSAAVKKVLPGARFGPGEFGGPIHTRGVEPPAVDYIRFVEHCATGANYATGEIGAPLDFIANSSHSVPRYQNGKLVGCAWPSERVDANRDSYRNMIGPHRQYADLPKYCFQFGHLCSEQTDPTEKAMPGVGSVLRTCEPGGRGAAWTFHTLVEMKEEVPAIEGIWHWGVLESFKGGLDGSAEKSTGRVTHALLKSNGWLYSILDYAQGGEAWVFDVPAGADGTVYKILFTTRRGHTYLIASAFHADRGYFTPRELSVTIPARLFPGNPKKTLAGQVELTQKNSVYREIRKDFEERGLLAPGHARYDDLLAGIYEISDREKRGEVIDCLRANFPVYRERMVDSLTLKPFEGVLERGNDEYTFTFEMIPGSVKAIAIEHP